The following proteins are co-located in the Pseudomonadota bacterium genome:
- a CDS encoding flagellin FliC: MALTINTNLGALRAQRNVANNQTALAGNLGRLSTGLRINTAADDAAGLAISENLRAQIRSLAQAERNANDAVSLIQTAEGSLNEVSGIMTRMRELAVQAANGTLGTTERGFLDDEFQALSNEIDRIAEVTEFNGINLLDGSASAGLDYQVGINATSNDTLTVSISDMHANQIGATSTGADTIDDIAVTSVSSAQSALAVIDQAISDLSSERANLGAAQNRLNVTIANLGSARENLAAANSRIRDVDIAQETAAMTRNNILLQAGVAVLAQANQNPDLALSLLT; encoded by the coding sequence ATGGCGCTGACCATCAACACCAATCTCGGTGCGCTTCGCGCACAGCGAAACGTGGCCAACAATCAAACCGCCTTGGCGGGCAACCTGGGGCGGCTCAGCACGGGGCTGCGCATCAACACGGCAGCCGATGACGCGGCCGGGCTCGCCATCAGCGAGAACCTGCGGGCGCAGATTCGGAGCCTGGCCCAGGCCGAACGAAACGCCAACGACGCGGTTAGTCTGATTCAGACGGCCGAAGGTTCGTTGAACGAAGTCAGCGGCATCATGACGCGCATGCGCGAGCTGGCGGTGCAGGCGGCCAACGGCACCCTGGGCACGACCGAACGAGGGTTTCTGGACGACGAGTTCCAGGCGCTCTCGAACGAAATCGACCGTATCGCGGAAGTGACGGAGTTCAACGGCATCAACCTTCTGGATGGCAGCGCCTCGGCCGGTCTCGACTATCAGGTCGGCATCAATGCGACAAGCAACGATACCCTGACGGTCTCGATCAGCGACATGCATGCCAACCAGATCGGCGCGACCAGCACCGGAGCGGATACCATCGATGACATTGCCGTGACCAGCGTCTCCTCGGCGCAGTCCGCATTGGCCGTTATCGACCAGGCGATCAGCGATCTGTCCTCGGAGCGAGCCAATCTCGGCGCGGCGCAGAACCGGCTCAACGTCACCATCGCCAACCTCGGGAGCGCGCGCGAAAACCTCGCGGCTGCCAACTCCCGTATCCGCGACGTGGACATCGCGCAGGAAACGGCGGCGATGACCCGCAACAACATCCTTCTGCAAGCCGGAGTCGCCGTATTGGCTCAAGCCAACCAAAACCCGGATCTCGCCCTGTCGCTGCTGACGTAG